In a single window of the Pseudomonas entomophila genome:
- a CDS encoding type II secretion system F family protein: protein MMGPMLLALTPLCLGMALLMFRLGLHKRGEERILLRLGRAYRSVRLGSARRDWLDPLLQRAGLAHGEFSPRNWLLAWVGLTLLAGLAAGWVAALMTLLGLPLLGYFYLSWRCRRQLRQIIEQLPGLLDHSVRSLKAGRTLSDAVLGGIEATREPLRSAMLRVRRNVQLGVPLDDAVSELAELYGQDELRMFALGLRINQRHGGNASELMENLIKLIREHEQGDRQLRAMTGETRITAWILGALPLGMVGYFLFANPGYLMAMWRDSHGQMMLLFAFALQAVGCLVLWRMMRSL from the coding sequence GAGGAGCGCATCCTCCTGCGCCTGGGGCGGGCCTATCGCTCGGTGCGCCTGGGCAGTGCCCGGCGCGACTGGCTCGACCCGCTGCTGCAGCGGGCGGGCCTGGCCCATGGCGAATTTTCCCCGCGCAACTGGCTGCTGGCCTGGGTCGGGCTGACCTTGCTGGCGGGGCTGGCCGCGGGCTGGGTGGCGGCGTTGATGACGCTGCTCGGCCTGCCCCTGCTGGGTTACTTCTACCTGAGCTGGCGCTGCCGCCGCCAACTGCGCCAGATCATCGAGCAACTGCCGGGCCTGCTCGACCACAGCGTGCGCAGCCTCAAGGCTGGGCGCACGCTCAGCGACGCGGTGCTCGGCGGCATCGAGGCCACCCGCGAGCCGCTGCGTTCGGCGATGCTGCGGGTGCGCCGCAATGTGCAGCTGGGTGTGCCGCTGGACGATGCGGTCAGCGAACTGGCCGAGCTCTACGGCCAGGACGAGTTGCGCATGTTCGCACTGGGCCTGCGCATCAACCAGCGCCATGGCGGCAATGCCAGCGAGCTGATGGAGAACCTGATCAAGCTGATCCGCGAGCACGAGCAGGGCGACCGCCAACTGCGGGCGATGACCGGCGAGACGCGCATCACCGCGTGGATCCTCGGTGCCTTGCCCTTGGGCATGGTCGGCTACTTCCTGTTCGCCAACCCCGGTTACCTGATGGCCATGTGGCGCGACAGCCACGGGCAGATGATGCTGCTGTTCGCCTTTGCCCTGCAGGCCGTCGGTTGCCTGGTGCTGTGGCGCATGATGAGGAGCCTCTGA
- a CDS encoding type II secretion system F family protein has protein sequence MALMLSALCLFAGFVLLALQLAWQWRARQRVARRLQGRMARDERLGDWLQWLGSSPLGRRLQRLDGETQALLDRLGWRRSRQRALFAAVQLGLPLLAMIVVLVMVHGLPGERRGHWVVLVLCALGAGYLLPKRLLAAAAARRQRRIAREVSVLIPLLRILFETGLAVEQALRVLAQEGRSLVPNISDELRLVLQRVDSGLALGPELEKSARLLAVDELIDTCVILQQLLVQGSGSMKSLLALKELLDDRRLTGLQERVSKMSAKMSAVMMVFLFPALLIVLAGPGFSALARALGS, from the coding sequence ATGGCCTTGATGCTCAGCGCGCTGTGCCTGTTCGCCGGTTTCGTGCTGTTGGCGCTGCAACTGGCCTGGCAGTGGCGGGCGCGGCAGCGGGTCGCAAGGCGCCTGCAAGGGCGCATGGCCCGTGACGAGCGCCTGGGCGACTGGTTGCAGTGGCTGGGCAGCAGCCCGCTGGGGCGGCGCCTGCAGCGGCTGGATGGCGAAACCCAGGCACTGCTCGACCGCCTCGGCTGGCGGCGCAGCCGGCAGCGTGCGCTGTTCGCCGCCGTGCAACTGGGGTTGCCGTTGCTGGCGATGATTGTGGTGCTGGTGATGGTGCATGGCCTGCCGGGGGAGCGGCGCGGGCATTGGGTCGTGCTGGTGCTGTGCGCGCTGGGCGCCGGCTACCTGCTGCCCAAGCGCCTGCTGGCGGCTGCAGCGGCGCGCCGGCAGCGGCGGATTGCCCGGGAGGTGAGCGTGCTGATCCCCTTGCTGCGCATCCTCTTCGAAACCGGGCTGGCGGTGGAGCAGGCCCTGCGCGTGCTGGCCCAGGAAGGGCGCAGCCTGGTACCGAACATCAGCGACGAACTGCGCCTGGTGTTGCAGCGGGTCGACTCGGGCCTGGCCCTGGGCCCGGAGCTGGAGAAGAGCGCGCGCCTGCTGGCGGTGGACGAACTGATCGACACCTGCGTGATCCTTCAGCAATTGCTGGTGCAGGGCAGCGGCTCGATGAAGTCGCTGCTGGCGCTCAAGGAGCTGCTCGACGACCGGCGCCTGACCGGTTTGCAGGAGCGGGTGTCGAAGATGTCGGCGAAGATGTCGGCGGTGATGATGGTGTTCCTGTTCCCGGCCTTGCTCATCGTCCTGGCCGGGCCGGGTTTTTCCGCCTTGGCGCGGGCATTGGGGTCCTGA
- a CDS encoding tetratricopeptide repeat protein, producing MRAIMVFTGLLLLTGCAGQQPDSLARLFGGGACGKPDADQQLSLDMADQMIDEGRPHAGLAHLEQLPDTLEAVRLRKAKVLRQLGRSDAEPLYRSLLGGCLAAEGEHGLGQLASARGDDVQALRHLQRAARLAPTDEKVRNDLGVVQMNLGHHEEARFELLTAIELKDDNPLPALNLVTLALVQDNWRQAEDLVNRLRLGPAQFAEAQARAQQIRSTGRGPLASTAPSTSSLN from the coding sequence ATGAGAGCGATCATGGTGTTCACCGGCCTGTTGCTGCTGACAGGGTGTGCCGGGCAGCAGCCGGACAGCCTGGCGCGGTTGTTCGGTGGCGGCGCGTGCGGCAAGCCCGATGCCGACCAGCAACTGAGCCTGGACATGGCCGACCAGATGATCGACGAGGGCCGACCCCATGCCGGGCTGGCGCATCTGGAGCAGTTGCCCGACACGCTGGAAGCGGTGCGCCTGCGCAAGGCCAAGGTGCTGCGCCAACTGGGCCGCAGTGACGCCGAGCCGCTGTACCGCAGCCTGCTGGGCGGTTGCCTGGCGGCCGAGGGCGAGCATGGCCTGGGCCAGCTGGCCTCGGCGCGGGGCGACGATGTGCAGGCCCTGCGCCACTTGCAGCGCGCGGCGCGCCTGGCGCCCACCGACGAGAAGGTGCGCAACGACCTGGGGGTGGTGCAGATGAACCTGGGGCATCACGAGGAGGCTCGCTTCGAGCTGCTCACGGCCATCGAACTGAAGGATGACAACCCGCTGCCGGCGCTCAATCTGGTGACCTTGGCGCTGGTGCAGGACAACTGGCGCCAGGCCGAGGACCTGGTGAACCGGCTGCGCCTGGGACCCGCGCAATTCGCCGAGGCCCAGGCGCGGGCGCAGCAGATCAGATCCACCGGGCGCGGGCCGCTGGCCAGCACGGCGCCGTCCACGTCGTCGCTCAATTGA
- a CDS encoding DUF3613 domain-containing protein encodes MCKPWIVLACLALSQTSWAQEPPRQPRPQTATEALLQVQASNRQGSRIPQVQTDKERDQAMQRWLDSYKYAIPDFYRWTKVNSSNN; translated from the coding sequence ATGTGCAAACCCTGGATCGTCCTGGCCTGCCTCGCCCTGTCGCAGACCAGTTGGGCGCAGGAGCCGCCTCGGCAGCCACGTCCGCAGACCGCCACGGAAGCGTTGTTGCAAGTGCAGGCGAGCAACCGTCAGGGGTCACGGATACCCCAGGTGCAGACCGACAAGGAGCGCGACCAGGCGATGCAGCGCTGGCTGGACAGCTACAAGTACGCGATCCCGGACTTCTACCGCTGGACCAAGGTCAATTCCTCCAACAACTGA
- a CDS encoding response regulator transcription factor, giving the protein MLVVDDQPLIVEELCEFLESEGYRCIAAHSTAEAIECYKADEAIGLILCDLHMPDRDGIELVRALKQMTGPQRMFEAIMLTGRADKQDVIRALREGFADYYQKPMDLDELLEGVRRQEHALLERRRNFRELGSLNQRLQELAESIDDLYQDLEKARGQGTHRRAGDTDEGEAELPPAFEKLSPRQLEVAKLVSKGKTNYQIACELGITENTVKLYVSQVLRLTHMHNRTQLALALTPRSSPVHQRFTTH; this is encoded by the coding sequence ATGCTGGTTGTCGATGACCAGCCATTGATCGTTGAAGAGTTATGCGAGTTTCTCGAAAGCGAGGGATATCGCTGCATCGCCGCCCATTCCACGGCCGAGGCCATCGAATGCTACAAGGCCGACGAAGCCATCGGCCTGATCCTTTGCGACCTGCACATGCCTGACCGCGATGGCATCGAGCTGGTCCGTGCGCTGAAACAGATGACCGGGCCGCAGCGCATGTTCGAGGCGATCATGCTGACCGGGCGGGCTGACAAGCAGGACGTGATCCGCGCCTTGCGCGAAGGTTTTGCAGATTATTACCAAAAGCCCATGGACCTGGACGAACTGCTCGAAGGCGTGCGCCGTCAGGAGCATGCGCTGTTGGAGCGGCGTCGCAACTTCCGTGAGCTGGGCAGCCTGAATCAACGCCTGCAGGAGCTGGCCGAGTCCATCGACGATCTCTACCAGGACCTGGAAAAAGCCCGCGGCCAGGGCACCCACCGCCGTGCCGGCGACACCGACGAGGGCGAGGCGGAGCTGCCACCGGCGTTCGAGAAGCTGTCACCGCGCCAGCTGGAGGTGGCCAAGCTGGTGAGCAAGGGCAAGACCAACTACCAGATCGCCTGCGAGTTGGGCATTACCGAAAACACCGTGAAGCTTTATGTCTCGCAGGTGCTGCGCCTGACCCACATGCACAACCGCACGCAACTGGCCCTGGCCCTCACGCCACGCTCGTCGCCGGTGCACCAGCGGTTCACCACCCACTGA
- a CDS encoding A24 family peptidase, with protein MQSIVLLMWLALCTEQDVRERQISNTLTLGVAGCALAWLFATGHSWIGADASEAGWALAIVMLLTLPGYMLGRFGAGDVKLMGALALATSPQYVLGTFIGAGITVLAWMFGRRRLWTLLNPKVKKRLQKLAEEVGDKQPFAPYVLAGFLLTAVWIQ; from the coding sequence ATGCAAAGCATTGTTCTCCTGATGTGGCTTGCCTTGTGTACTGAACAAGATGTCCGTGAACGGCAGATTTCCAACACCCTCACCCTGGGTGTCGCGGGCTGCGCCCTGGCCTGGCTGTTCGCCACCGGCCACAGTTGGATCGGCGCCGACGCCAGCGAGGCCGGCTGGGCCCTGGCCATCGTCATGCTGCTCACCTTGCCCGGCTACATGCTTGGCCGCTTTGGTGCCGGCGACGTCAAGTTGATGGGCGCCCTGGCCCTGGCCACCAGCCCGCAGTACGTGCTCGGCACATTCATCGGTGCCGGGATCACCGTGCTGGCGTGGATGTTCGGCAGGCGCCGGTTATGGACCCTGCTCAACCCCAAAGTGAAGAAACGCCTGCAGAAACTCGCCGAAGAGGTCGGCGACAAGCAGCCCTTTGCGCCTTATGTGCTGGCGGGCTTCCTGCTCACCGCCGTGTGGATCCAATAA
- a CDS encoding TadE/TadG family type IV pilus assembly protein, translating into MKASPAGRQKGAAAIEFVAVFMVFFAVFYGLVSYTLPMLMLQSFNQASSEAVRRCVAVDPSSQTYELDVQGLARQVIGQQLAWMPNALGFNLLTDTRVSVGTDKVLTVVIDYPRARLNRVLPSLVLPVVGEVPKLPDRLQAQASLQL; encoded by the coding sequence ATGAAAGCAAGCCCGGCGGGACGGCAAAAAGGCGCGGCAGCCATCGAGTTTGTCGCGGTATTCATGGTGTTTTTCGCGGTGTTCTACGGTTTGGTGAGCTACACCCTGCCAATGCTGATGCTGCAGTCGTTCAACCAGGCCAGCAGCGAGGCAGTGCGCCGCTGTGTGGCGGTGGACCCGAGCAGCCAGACCTACGAGCTGGACGTGCAGGGCCTGGCGCGCCAGGTGATCGGCCAGCAGCTGGCGTGGATGCCCAATGCGCTCGGCTTCAACCTGCTCACCGATACGCGGGTCAGCGTGGGCACCGACAAGGTGCTGACCGTGGTCATCGACTACCCGCGTGCACGCTTGAACCGTGTGCTGCCGAGCCTGGTGCTGCCGGTGGTCGGCGAGGTGCCCAAGCTGCCCGACCGGCTGCAGGCCCAGGCGAGCCTCCAGCTATGA